Proteins from a single region of Haemorhous mexicanus isolate bHaeMex1 chromosome 4, bHaeMex1.pri, whole genome shotgun sequence:
- the NOTO gene encoding homeobox protein notochord yields the protein MLTGKQGRQKGSRGVGGEAGVSAASGVCAAPAAPPPPLCIGARLSPAPALHISGRGGGGRTGPAMLQSPACPRPGPPPAKTPFHIEALLAREPPRRGPAAPGSPAPPAPRWPPPGPAAGPAPAAAAGLGPLPGAWGWPWPWPGAGLELSHCVGTTPLGSAGPWRSGGPCKMKRVRTVFKPEQLERLEQEFLKQQYMVGTERVDLAATLHLTETQVKVWFQNRRIKWRKQSMEQKAAKLSQFGVIQPASADSTDSKDHEEDPVDVEL from the exons ATGTTGACAGGGAAGCAGGGGCGTCAGAAGGGAAGCAGGGGTGTCGGTGGGGAGGCAGGGGTGTCG GCGGCCAGCGGGGTGTGTgcagcccccgccgcccccccgccgccgctTTGCATAGGAGCACGGCTGTCCCCGGCCCCCGCCCTCCATATAAgcggccggggcggcggcggccgcacCGGCCCGGCCATGCTGCAGAGCCCGGCgtgcccccggcccgggccGCCGCCCGCCAAGACCCCGTTCCACATCGAAGCGCTGCTCGCCCGGGAGCCGCcgcgccgcggccccgccgcccccgggagccccgcgccgccggccccgcgctgGCCCCCGCCGGGACCCGCAgccgggccggccccggccgcagcagcggggctggggccgctGCCCGGAGCgtggggctggccctggccctggcccgGTGCAG GTCTGGAGTTGTCTCACTGTGTGGGGACCACCCCGCTGGGTTCTGCTGGGCCTTGGAGGTCGGGAGGGCCCTGCAAGATGAAGAGAGTGCGCACGGTCTTCaaaccagagcagctggagcggCTGGAGCAGGAGTTCCTCAAGCAGCAGTACATGGTGGGCACAGAGAGGGTGGACCTGGCTGCAACTCTGCATCTCACAGAGACCCAG GTCAAAGTGTGGTTTCAGAACCGGAGGATCAAGTGGAGGAAGCAGAGCATGGAGCAGAAGGCGGCAAAGCTGTCCCAGTTCGGGGTGATCCAGCCGGCGAGCGCCGACTCCACCGACAGCAAGGACCACGAGGAGGACCCCGTGGACGTGGAGCTTTGA
- the SMYD5 gene encoding histone-lysine N-trimethyltransferase SMYD5: protein MAAAAGPHAGAAAEARFISSAKGKGLFATRNIRKGETVFVERPVVSSQFLWNALYNYRACDHCLRALETAEENAQRLLGKSSLVLPHPEQCSIRKDLHQQCPRCQVTYCSAECRQAALEQYHQVLCLGPSRDDPTHPLNKLQEAWRNMHYPPETSSIMLMARMVATIKQAKDKEWWIKAFSQFCNKTANEEEEIVHKLLGDKFKGQLELLRLLFTEALYDEYLSRWFTPEGFRSLFALVGTNGQGIGTSSLSQWVHACDALDLPMLQREELDAFIDQLYKDIEKESGEFLNCEGSGLYVLQSCCNHSCIPNAETSFPENNFLLHLTALEDIEAGEEICISYLDCCQRERSRHSRNKILRENYLFTCSCPKCLAQADDADVTSDEEEEGEGETDDAELEDEMTDV, encoded by the exons AtggcggccgcggcggggccACACGCCGGGGCTGCGGCGGAGGCGCGGTTCATCAGCAGCGCCAAG GGAAAGGGGTTGTTCGCCACTAGAAACATCCGCAAAGGGGAAACAGTCTTCGTGGAGAGGCCGGTGGTGTCATCCCAGTTCCTCTGGAATGCCCTGTACAACTACCGAG CCTGTGATCACTGCCTGCGTGCGCTGGAGACAGCCGAGGAGAACGCCCAGCGCCTGCTGGGGAAgagctccctggtgctgcctcACCCGGAGCAGTGCAGCATCAGGAAAGACCTGCACCAGCAGTGTCCCCGCTGCCAG GTGACGTACTGCAGTGCAGAAtgcaggcaggcagctctggagcagtACCACCAGGTCCTCTGCCTTGGCCCGTCCCGGGACGACCCCACGCACCCCCTCAACAAGCTGCAGGAGGCATGGAG AAACATGCATTACCCCCCAGAGACCTCCAGCATCATGCTGATGGCCAGGATGGTCGCCACCATCAAACAG GCTAAAGACAAGGAGTGGTGGATCAAGGCTTTCTCCCAGTTCTGCAACAAGACAGCAAATGAAGAAGAGGAGATTGTGCACAAGCTGCTGGGGGACAAATTTAAG ggccagctggagctgctgcggCTGCTCTTCACCGAAGCCCTTTATGATGAATATCTCAGCAGG TGGTTCACTCCGGAAGGCTTTCGGTCCCTCTTTGCCCTCGTCGGGACCAATGGCCAAGGCATAGGAACCAG ctccctgagccagTGGGTGCACGCGTGCGATGCGCTGGACCTGCCCATGCTGCAGCGGGAGGAGCTGGACGCCTTCATCGACCAGCTCTACAAGGACATTGAGAAGG agtcAGGAGAGTTCCTCAACTGCGAGGGATCAGGGCTCtatgtgctgcagagctgct GTAACCACAGCTGCATCCCCAATGCTGAGACATCCTTCCCAGAAAACAACTTCCTCCTGCATCTCACTGCTCTGGAGGACATCGAAGCAGGAGAG GAAATCTGCATCAGTTACTTAGACTGCTGTCAGAGGGAGCGGAGCAGACACAGCCGCAACAAGATACTCAG ggagaacTACTTGTTTACCTGCTCGTGTCCCAAGTGCCTCGCGCAAGCCGACGACGCCGACGTGACGTCGGACGAAGAGGAGGAGGGCGAAGGAGAGACGGACGATGCCGAGCTGGAGGATGAGATGACTGATGTGTGA
- the PRADC1 gene encoding protease-associated domain-containing protein 1 isoform X1, with translation MAVQTNRKECGLRIHEYLYFQVLSPGDIRYIFTATPAKDFGGVFVRPDPPGASGSSGGLWRAQQWGLHPGPDRLGGEGGLLVPVQDTSDPGARRAGRHHCRQRLRQRQLLHRDDPGQLPAHGRHPRALPAGQGRVHDQALPGAARAPLGRHLHPCQRHQHSHLRDDAAPLDLLVAADGCGGSRTSWCIPGSCPKDQV, from the exons ATGGCAGTACAGACCAATAGAAAGGAGTGCG GATTACGCATCCATGAATATTTGTACTTCCAAGTGCTGAGCCCCGGAGACATCCGCTACATCTTCACTGCCACCCCAGCCAAGGATTTTGGTGGCGTGTTT GTACGaccagatccacctggtgccAGCGGATCCTCCGGAGGCCTGTGGAGAGCTCAACAATGGGGTCTTCATCCAGGACCAGATCGCCTTGGTGGAGAGGGG gggCTGCTCGTTCCTGTCCAAGACACGAGTGATCCAGGAGCACGGCGGGCGGGCCGTCATCATTGCCGACAACGCCTACGACAACGACAGCTTCTACATCGAGATGATCCAGGACAGCTCCCGGCGCACGGCCGACATCCCCGCGCTcttcctgctgggcagggacgG GTACATGATCAGGcgctccctggagcagcacgGGCTCCCCTGGGCCGTCATCTCCATCCCTGTCAACGTCACCAGCATTCCCACCTACGAGATGATGCAGCCCCCCTGGACCTTCTGGTAGCAGCAGATGGCTGTGGCGGATCAAGGACTTCCTGGTGCATCCCAGGATCTTGCCCTAAGGACCAGGTTTGA
- the PRADC1 gene encoding protease-associated domain-containing protein 1 isoform X3, with protein sequence MAVQTNRKECGLRIHEYLYFQVLSPGDIRYIFTATPAKDFGGVFNTRYDQIHLVPADPPEACGELNNGVFIQDQIALVERGGCSFLSKTRVIQEHGGRAVIIADNAYDNDSFYIEMIQDSSRRTADIPALFLLGRDGYMIRRSLEQHGLPWAVISIPVNVTSIPTYEMMQPPWTFW encoded by the exons ATGGCAGTACAGACCAATAGAAAGGAGTGCG GATTACGCATCCATGAATATTTGTACTTCCAAGTGCTGAGCCCCGGAGACATCCGCTACATCTTCACTGCCACCCCAGCCAAGGATTTTGGTGGCGTGTTT AACACAAGGTACGaccagatccacctggtgccAGCGGATCCTCCGGAGGCCTGTGGAGAGCTCAACAATGGGGTCTTCATCCAGGACCAGATCGCCTTGGTGGAGAGGGG gggCTGCTCGTTCCTGTCCAAGACACGAGTGATCCAGGAGCACGGCGGGCGGGCCGTCATCATTGCCGACAACGCCTACGACAACGACAGCTTCTACATCGAGATGATCCAGGACAGCTCCCGGCGCACGGCCGACATCCCCGCGCTcttcctgctgggcagggacgG GTACATGATCAGGcgctccctggagcagcacgGGCTCCCCTGGGCCGTCATCTCCATCCCTGTCAACGTCACCAGCATTCCCACCTACGAGATGATGCAGCCCCCCTGGACCTTCTGGTAG
- the PRADC1 gene encoding protease-associated domain-containing protein 1 isoform X2 gives MLLWLWLWLCVCCWPARGLRIHEYLYFQVLSPGDIRYIFTATPAKDFGGVFNTRYDQIHLVPADPPEACGELNNGVFIQDQIALVERGGCSFLSKTRVIQEHGGRAVIIADNAYDNDSFYIEMIQDSSRRTADIPALFLLGRDGYMIRRSLEQHGLPWAVISIPVNVTSIPTYEMMQPPWTFW, from the exons atgctgctctggctctggctctggctctgcgTCTGCTGCTGGCCGGCCCGCG GATTACGCATCCATGAATATTTGTACTTCCAAGTGCTGAGCCCCGGAGACATCCGCTACATCTTCACTGCCACCCCAGCCAAGGATTTTGGTGGCGTGTTT AACACAAGGTACGaccagatccacctggtgccAGCGGATCCTCCGGAGGCCTGTGGAGAGCTCAACAATGGGGTCTTCATCCAGGACCAGATCGCCTTGGTGGAGAGGGG gggCTGCTCGTTCCTGTCCAAGACACGAGTGATCCAGGAGCACGGCGGGCGGGCCGTCATCATTGCCGACAACGCCTACGACAACGACAGCTTCTACATCGAGATGATCCAGGACAGCTCCCGGCGCACGGCCGACATCCCCGCGCTcttcctgctgggcagggacgG GTACATGATCAGGcgctccctggagcagcacgGGCTCCCCTGGGCCGTCATCTCCATCCCTGTCAACGTCACCAGCATTCCCACCTACGAGATGATGCAGCCCCCCTGGACCTTCTGGTAG
- the CCT7 gene encoding T-complex protein 1 subunit eta codes for MMPTPVILLKEGTDTSQGIPQLVSNINACQVIAEAVRTTLGPRGMDKLIVDDRGKATISNDGATILKLLDVVHPAAKTLVDIAKSQDAEVGDGTTSVTLLAAEFLKQVKPYVEEGLHPQIIIRAFRTATQLAVNKIKDIAVSVKKEDKDEQRSLLEKCAATALSSKLISQSKEFFSKMVVDAVMMLDDLLQLKMIGIKKVQGGALEDSQLVAGVAFKKTFSYAGFEMQPKKYQSPKIALLNVELELKAEKDNAEVRVNTVEDYQAIVDAEWNILYDKLDKIHKSGAKVVLSKLPIGDVATQYFADRDMFCAGRVPEEDLKRTMMACGGSIQTSVNALSDDVLGRCELFEETQIGGERYNFFTGCPKAKTCTIILRGGAEQFMEETERSLHDAIMIVRRAIKNDSVVAGGGAIEMELSKFLRDYSRTIPGKQQLLIGAYAKALEIIPRQLCDNAGFDATNILNKLRAKHAQGGMWYGVDVTNEDIADNFSACVWEPAVVRINALTAASEAACLIVSVDETIRNPRSSVEPPAAAAAAAASRGRARARPHNH; via the exons ATGATG CCAACGCCGGTTATCCTGCTGAAGGAGGGCACGGACACCTCGCAGGGCATCCCGCAGCTGGTCAGCAACATCAACGCCTGCCAGGTGATCGCCGAGGCCGTGCGCACCACGCTGGGCCCGCGCGGCATGGACAAGCTCATCGTGGATGATCGGG GCAAAGCCACCATCTCCAACGACGGGGCCACCATCCTGAAGCTGCTGGACGTTGTGCACCCGGCCGCCAAGACCCTGGTGGACATCGCCAAGTCCCAGGATGCCGAG gtgggaGATGGCACCACGTCTGTGaccctgctggcagctgagtTCCTGAAGCAGGTGAAGCCCTACGTGGAGGAGGGGCTCCATCCCCAGATCATCATCCGCGCCTTCCGCACGGCCACGCAGCTG GCTGTGAACAAGATCAAAGACATCGCTGTCTCTGTGAAGAAGGAGGATAAAGA TGAGCAGAGAAGTCTCCTGGAAAAgtgtgcagccacagccctgagctccaaGCTCATCTCCCAGAGCAAGGAGTTTTTCTCCAAGATGGTTGTAGATGCTGTGATGATGTTGGATGACTTGTTGCAGCTCAAGATGATTGGGATAAAGAAGGTGCAAGGAGGAGCTTTGGAA GACTCACAGCTGGTGGCTGGAGTTGCCTTTAAGAAAACCTTCTCCTACGCTGGCTTTGAGATGCAGCCCAAGAAGTACCAGTCCCCCAAAATCGCCCTGCTCAACGTGGAGCTGGAGCTCAAGGCTGAGAAGGACAACGCCGAGGTCAGAGTCAACACGGTGGAG GATTACCAGGCCATCGTGGATGCAGAGTGGAACATCCTGTATGACAAACTGGACAAAATCCACAAGTCAGGAGCCAAGGTGGTGCTGTCCAAGCTGCCCATTGGGGACGTGGCCACGCAGTACTTCGCAGACAGGGACATGTTCTGTGCTGGCCGTGTCCCCGAGGAGGATCTCAAGAGGACCATGATG gccTGTGGGGGATCCATCCAGACCAGTGTCAATGCCCTGTCGGATGATGTGCTGGGCCGCTGTGAGCTCTTTGAGGAGACCCAGATTGGGGGAGAGAG GTACAACTTCTTCACGGGCTGCCCCAAGGCCAAGACGTGCACCATCATCCTGCGCGGGGGCGCCGAGCAGTTCATGGAGGAGACGGAGCGCTCCCTGCACGACGCCATCATGATCGTCAGGAGGGCCATCAAG aacGACTCGGTGGTGGCGGGCGGCGGCGCCATCGAGATGGAGCTCTCCAAGTTCCTGCGGGACTACTCGCGCACCATCCCgggcaagcagcagctgctgatcGGCGCCTACGCCAAGGCCCTGGAGATCATCCCCCGGCAGCTCTGCGACAACGCCGGCTTCGACGCCACCAACATCCTCAACAAGCTGCGCGCCAAGCACGCCCAG ggggggATGTGGTACGGCGTGGACGTGACCAACGAGGACATTGCTGACAATTTCTCGGCGTGCGTGTGGGAGCCGGCCGTGGTGCGCATCAACGCTCTGACGGCCGCCTCGGAGGCCGCGTGCCTGATCGTGTCCGTGGACGAGACCATCCGCAACCCGCGCTCCAGCGTGGagccccctgctgctgctgctgctgctgctgcctcccgcGGCCGCGCCCGCGCCCGGCCCCACAACCACTGA